One genomic segment of Gasterosteus aculeatus chromosome 6, fGasAcu3.hap1.1, whole genome shotgun sequence includes these proteins:
- the thumpd2 gene encoding U6 snRNA (guanine-N(2))-methyltransferase THUMPD2 isoform X2: MSEPESTGSLVRYYCTAGNGMQRFLIAEVKKKLAAEDVCQLAGKVLFSSSVAINRVSELKAAERLFLLLRRDSPVRLSAHAGPAGAASVLQSKVLGDVAQWAGAAGTWSRLQGELSARRATGHGKEEEQGGGREEESSGGTGGGEARRLKRKRDEDEEEEKQTNPERKTDDAKEDHGPQPSRTEPEPSAPASPTFRVSCKCTGSLTRYFSTQEVSRVIGGGLSRVLGWKADLKNPQLEVNVSLSDDHFLLGFPLTRLPLATRSYMKTTGLRSTVAWALASLAQIQPGSRVLDPMCGVGTVLIEAAQEHEAVCFLGVDNDDGQLQRANENVALAELPHRIQLLKASSMMLPLPSSSVDAVVCDLPFGRKFSTKTNMAANLPLILAEMERVLRVGGTLVLLLTPQLSCLLKKLLPQKDAGPTCKQEPEPPTGKQRRPTPPASSTQQQTVPIPGGVKPPPTQETASGLQYGPSPPRCSMEHQETLRVSLGAIDGLIHKYVKTDS; the protein is encoded by the exons ATGAGCGAACCGgaaagtaccgggagtttagtTCGCTACTACTGCACCGCCGGTAACGGGATGCAGCGGTTCTTGATCGcggaggtgaagaagaagctggcTGCTGAAGAC GTGTGTCAGCTGGCAGGTAAAGTGTTGTTCAGCTCCTCAGTCGCCATCAACCGAGTCAGTGAGCTGAAGGCTGCAGAGAGactcttcctcctgctgagAAGAGACTCACCTGTGCGTCTGTCTGCACACGCAGGCCCAG CTGGAGCTGCCTCTGTGCTTCAGTCCAAAGTGCTGGGTGACGTCGCCCAGTGGGCCGGTGCTGCAGGGACGTGGAGCCGCCTGCAGGGGGAGCTGTCGGCCAGGAGGGCGACCGGCcacgggaaggaggaggagcaggggggaggcagagaagaGGAGTCGAGCGGGGGAACCGGTGGAGGCGAAGCCCGGAGGCtgaagagaaagagggatgaagacgaagaagaagagaagcagacAAACCCTGAGAGGAAGACGGACGACGCGAAAGAGGATCACG gACCGCAACCCAGCCGGACCGAACCAGAGCCGTCTGCTCCGGCCTCGCCCACTTTTAGGGTCAGCTGCAAGTGCACCGGATCTCTGACCCGATACTTCAGCACACAG GAGGTGAGCAGAGTGATCGGAGGAGGTCTGAGCAGAGTTCTGGGCTGGAAGGCCGATCTGAAGAATCCACAGCTGGAG gtGAATGTGTCTCTGAGTGATGACCACTTCCTGCTGGGGTTTCCTTTAACCAG GTTGCCTCTCGCTACCCGGAGCTACATGAAGACCACGGGACTGAGGTCCACCGTCGCCTGGGCTTTAGCCTCCCTGGCTCAGATACag CCGGGTTCCCGGGTGCTGGACCCGATGTGCGGAGTGGGGACCGTCCTGATCGAAGCGGCACAGGAGCACGAG GCTGTGTGCTTCCTGGGCGTGGACAACGATGACGGACAGCTGCAGCGGGCCAATGAGAACGTAGCATTGGCAGAGCTGCCACACAGGATACAGCTGCTGAAAGCTTCTTCCATGA tgctgCCTCTGCCCAGCAGCAGTGTAGACGCTGTCGTCTGCGACCTCCCGTTTGGCAGGAAGTTTAGCACCAAAACCAACATGGCTGCCAACCTGCCACTCATCCTGGCGGAGAtggagag AGTCCTCCGTGTCGGTGGAACCTTGGTTCTCCTTCTGACTCCTCAGCTATCGTGTCTCCTAAAAAAACTCCTGCCGCAGAAAGACGCCGGACCGACATGCAAACAGGAGCCGGAGCCTCCAACTGGGAAACAACGCCGCCCGACTCCTCCTGCGTCCTCCACACAGCAACAGACCGTCCCAATCCCGGGGGGGGTcaaacccccacccacccaggAAACGGCCTCAGGGCTTCAATACGGTCCGTCCCCCCCTCGCTGCTCCATGGAGCACCAGGAGACTCTGAGGGTCAGCTTGGGGGCGATAGATGGACTCATCCATAAATACGTCAAGACGGACTCTTGA
- the thumpd2 gene encoding U6 snRNA (guanine-N(2))-methyltransferase THUMPD2 isoform X1, whose translation MSEPESTGSLVRYYCTAGNGMQRFLIAEVKKKLAAEDVCQLAGKVLFSSSVAINRVSELKAAERLFLLLRRDSPVRLSAHAGPAGAASVLQSKVLGDVAQWAGAAGTWSRLQGELSARRATGHGKEEEQGGGREEESSGGTGGGEARRLKRKRDEDEEEEKQTNPERKTDDAKEDHGIQMNSLWFLWWIIYLSHLVFFCLSASSGPQPSRTEPEPSAPASPTFRVSCKCTGSLTRYFSTQEVSRVIGGGLSRVLGWKADLKNPQLEVNVSLSDDHFLLGFPLTRLPLATRSYMKTTGLRSTVAWALASLAQIQPGSRVLDPMCGVGTVLIEAAQEHEAVCFLGVDNDDGQLQRANENVALAELPHRIQLLKASSMMLPLPSSSVDAVVCDLPFGRKFSTKTNMAANLPLILAEMERVLRVGGTLVLLLTPQLSCLLKKLLPQKDAGPTCKQEPEPPTGKQRRPTPPASSTQQQTVPIPGGVKPPPTQETASGLQYGPSPPRCSMEHQETLRVSLGAIDGLIHKYVKTDS comes from the exons ATGAGCGAACCGgaaagtaccgggagtttagtTCGCTACTACTGCACCGCCGGTAACGGGATGCAGCGGTTCTTGATCGcggaggtgaagaagaagctggcTGCTGAAGAC GTGTGTCAGCTGGCAGGTAAAGTGTTGTTCAGCTCCTCAGTCGCCATCAACCGAGTCAGTGAGCTGAAGGCTGCAGAGAGactcttcctcctgctgagAAGAGACTCACCTGTGCGTCTGTCTGCACACGCAGGCCCAG CTGGAGCTGCCTCTGTGCTTCAGTCCAAAGTGCTGGGTGACGTCGCCCAGTGGGCCGGTGCTGCAGGGACGTGGAGCCGCCTGCAGGGGGAGCTGTCGGCCAGGAGGGCGACCGGCcacgggaaggaggaggagcaggggggaggcagagaagaGGAGTCGAGCGGGGGAACCGGTGGAGGCGAAGCCCGGAGGCtgaagagaaagagggatgaagacgaagaagaagagaagcagacAAACCCTGAGAGGAAGACGGACGACGCGAAAGAGGATCACGGTATTCAAATGAATTCTTTATGGTTTTTATGGTGGAttatttacctttctcatctagtttttttttgcctctctgcctcctcaggACCGCAACCCAGCCGGACCGAACCAGAGCCGTCTGCTCCGGCCTCGCCCACTTTTAGGGTCAGCTGCAAGTGCACCGGATCTCTGACCCGATACTTCAGCACACAG GAGGTGAGCAGAGTGATCGGAGGAGGTCTGAGCAGAGTTCTGGGCTGGAAGGCCGATCTGAAGAATCCACAGCTGGAG gtGAATGTGTCTCTGAGTGATGACCACTTCCTGCTGGGGTTTCCTTTAACCAG GTTGCCTCTCGCTACCCGGAGCTACATGAAGACCACGGGACTGAGGTCCACCGTCGCCTGGGCTTTAGCCTCCCTGGCTCAGATACag CCGGGTTCCCGGGTGCTGGACCCGATGTGCGGAGTGGGGACCGTCCTGATCGAAGCGGCACAGGAGCACGAG GCTGTGTGCTTCCTGGGCGTGGACAACGATGACGGACAGCTGCAGCGGGCCAATGAGAACGTAGCATTGGCAGAGCTGCCACACAGGATACAGCTGCTGAAAGCTTCTTCCATGA tgctgCCTCTGCCCAGCAGCAGTGTAGACGCTGTCGTCTGCGACCTCCCGTTTGGCAGGAAGTTTAGCACCAAAACCAACATGGCTGCCAACCTGCCACTCATCCTGGCGGAGAtggagag AGTCCTCCGTGTCGGTGGAACCTTGGTTCTCCTTCTGACTCCTCAGCTATCGTGTCTCCTAAAAAAACTCCTGCCGCAGAAAGACGCCGGACCGACATGCAAACAGGAGCCGGAGCCTCCAACTGGGAAACAACGCCGCCCGACTCCTCCTGCGTCCTCCACACAGCAACAGACCGTCCCAATCCCGGGGGGGGTcaaacccccacccacccaggAAACGGCCTCAGGGCTTCAATACGGTCCGTCCCCCCCTCGCTGCTCCATGGAGCACCAGGAGACTCTGAGGGTCAGCTTGGGGGCGATAGATGGACTCATCCATAAATACGTCAAGACGGACTCTTGA
- the LOC120821084 gene encoding protein NLRC3 — MNQGEDPEDGVRPSEPPLCGEHDSQTKAQRSHEQPGPDPDPEPGSGPEPSCVSMKSHQSNDEPINFKDGRRSHDPRSHQQRGSGPSCVSMKSYQSNDEPINFKDGRPSHDPRSHQQRGSGPSCVSMKSYQSNDEPINFKDGRPSHDPREDQESSEELAERLQSRLLVAVCQRELKSHLKKKFQRVFEGIAKAGNPTLLNEIYTELYITEGGTAEVNQEHEVRQIETASWRPARPETTIRLEDLLKASAGGEEPIRTVMTKGVAGIGKTVLTQKFTLDWAEDKDHQDIQFTFLFTFRELNVLREKKFSLVGLVHHFFSETRAAGICRFEEFQVVFIFDGLDECRLPLDFHNNEILTDVTEISSVDVLLTNLIRGKLLPSARLWITTRPAAANQIPSECVGMVTEVRGFTDPQKEKYFRKRFRYEEQASRIISHIQTSRSLHIMCHIPVFCWITATVVEEVLKTREGGELPKSLTEMYIHFLVVQSKVKKVKYDGGAETDPHWSPESRKMIESLGKLAFDQLQKGNLIFYESDLTECGIDIRAASVYSGVFTQIFREERGLYQDKVFCFVHLSVQEFLAALHVHLTFFSSGVNLLSEEQTTSRRSVVFGDKPEPKRLYQSAVDEALQSPNGHLDLFLRFLLGLSLETNQTLLRGLLTQTGSRSQTSQRTVQYIKEKISENVSPEKSINLFHCLNELNDGSLVEKIQQSLSSGRLSTDKLSPAQWSALVFILLSSGEDLEVFDLKKYSASEEALLRLLPVVKASNKVLLSGCNLSERSCDVLSSVLSSQSSSLRDLDLSNNNLQDSGVKLLSAGLESPHCDLETLRLSGCLITEEGCSSLASALSSTPSHLRELDLSYNHPGDSGVTLLSAALEDPHWRLETLRVEPDGVRWLTPGLRKYSCELTIDTNTVHKHLKLSDNNRKVTHVGEDQSYPDHSDRFDIRAQLLCRTGLTGRCYWEVEWRGNVDVSVSYGGIMRKGGSGDCWFGRSDQSWSLRCRHEGYSVHHNETETYTTPSSSSSSSSSGRVAVYVDCPAGSLSFYRVSSDTLIHLHTFSTTFTEPLYPGFWFRSGSSVSLCSL; from the exons atgaatcagggtgaggacccagaggacggcgTCCGTCCCTCTGAACCTCCTCTGTGTGgagaacatgacagccagaccaaagctcagag GAGCCATGAGCAACCAggacctgatcctgatcctgaaccTGGATCTGGACCtgaacccagctgtgtgtccatgaagagtcaTCAGTCTAATGATGAGCCGAtcaacttcaaagatggacggcGTTCTCATGACCCACG ttcacatcagcagagaggatctggacccagctgtgtgtccatgaagagttaTCAGTCTAATGATGAGCCGAtcaacttcaaagatggacgccctTCTCATGACCCACG ttcacatcagcagagaggatctggacccagctgtgtgtccatgaagagttaTCAGTCTAATGATGAGCCGAtcaacttcaaagatggacgccctTCTCATGACCCACG agaggaccaggagagctcagaggagctggctgagcgtctgcagagca gacttcttgttgcagtttgtcagcgtgaactcaaatcccacctgaagaagaagttccagcgtGTGTTTGAGGgcatcgctaaagcaggaaacccaacccttctgaatgagatctacacagagctctacatcacagagggagggactgcagaggtcaatcaagaacatgaggtcagacagattgaaacagcatcctggagaccagccagaccagaaacaaccatcagactagaagacctcctcaaagcctcagctggaggagaggaaccaatcagaaccgtgatgactaagggagtggctggcattgggaaaacagtcttaacacagaagttcactctggactgggctgaagacaaagaccaccaggacatacagttcacatttctattcaccttcagagagctgaatgtgctgagagagaagaagttcagcttggtgggacttgttcatcacttcttcagtgaaaccagagcagcaggaatctgcaggtttgaagagttccaggtcgtgttcatctttgacggtctggatgagtgtcgacttcctctggacttccacaacaacgagatcctgactgatgtcacagagatctcctcagtggatgtgctcctcacaaacctcatcagggggaagctgcttccgtCTGCTCGCCtttggatcaccacacgacctgcagcagccaatcagatcccttcTGAGTGTgtcggcatggtgacagaggtcagagggttcactgacccccagaaggagaagTACTTCAGGAAGCGGTTCAGatatgaggagcaggccagcaggatcatctctcacatccagacctcacgaagcctccacatcatgtgccacatcccagtcttctgctggatcactgctacagttgtggaggaggtgttgaagaccagagagggaggagagctgcccaagagcctgactgagatgtacatccacttcctggtggttcagtccaaagtgaagaaggtcaagtacgacggaggagctgagacggatccacactggagtccagagagcaggaagatgatcgagtctctgggaaaactggcctttgatcagctgcagaaaggcaacctgatcttctatgaatccgacctgacagagtgtggcatcgatatcagagcagcctcagtgtactcaggagtgttcactcagatcttcagagaggagagaggactgtaccaggacaaggtcttctgcttcgtccatctgagtgttcaggagtttctggctgctcttcatgtccatctgaccttcttcagctctggtgtcaatctgctgtcagaagaacaaacaacctcccgaCGGTCTGTAGTCTTTGGAGAcaaacctgaaccaaagcgtctctaccagagtgctgtggacgaggccttacagagtcctaatggacacctggacttgttcctccgcttcctcctgggtctttccctggagaccaatcagactctcctgcgaggtctgctgacacagacaggaagtcgctcacagaccagtcagagaacagtccagtacatcaaggagaagatcagtgagaatgtgtctccagagaaaagcatcaatctgttccactgtctgaatgaactgaatgatggttctctagtggagaagatccaacagtcccttagttcaggacgtctctccacggataaactgtctcctgctcagtggtcagctctggtcttcatcttactgtcatcaggagaagatctggaggtgtttgacctgaagaaatactctgcttcagaggaggctcttctgaggctgctgccggtggtcaaagcctccaacaaagttct ACTGAgcggctgtaacctctcagagagaagctgtgacgttctgtcctcagtcctcagctctCAGTCCTCCAGTCTGAGAGatctggatctgagtaacaacaacctgcaggattcaggagtgaagctctTGTCTGCTGGACtagagagtccacactgtgacctggagactctcag gctgtcaggctgtctgatcacagaggaaggctgttcttctctggcctcGGCTCTGAGCTCCaccccctcccatctgagagagctggacctgagctacaatcatccaggagactcaggagtcacgctgctgtctgctgcactggaggatccacactggagactggagactctcag ggtggagcctgatggagtccgatggttgacaccaggtctgaggaagt attcctgtgaactcacaattgacacaaacacagtacacaaacacctcaaactgtctgacaacaacaggaaggtgacacatgTGGGGGAGGATCAGTCGTATCCTGATCATTCAGACAGATTTGACATCAgggctcagctgctgtgtagaactggtctgactggtcgctgttactgggaggtcgagtggagaggaaacgttgatgtatcagtgagttacggAGGAATCATGAGGAAAGGAGGCAGTGGAGACTGTTGGTTTGGAAGAagtgatcagtcctggagtctgagatgcCGTCATGAAGGTTACTCTGTCCATCACAATGAGACAGAAACCTacaccaccccctcctcctcctcctcctcctcctcctctggtagagtagcagtgtatgtggactgtcctgctggctctctgtccttctacagagtctcctctgacacactgatccacctccacaccttcagcaccacattcactgaacctctttatcccgGGTTCTGGTTccgttctggttcctcagtgtctctttgttctctgtag